A genomic window from Camelus ferus isolate YT-003-E chromosome 9, BCGSAC_Cfer_1.0, whole genome shotgun sequence includes:
- the PGLYRP1 gene encoding peptidoglycan recognition protein 1 produces the protein MQDLPATPPQADKSTGPAARCQLSPRDLPAMTRHCALLVWALLALLSLGAAREDPPACGSIVPRREWRALASECRERLTRPVRYVVVSHTAGSHCDTPASCAQQAQNVQSYHVRNLGWCDVGYNFLIGEDGLVYEGRGWNIKGAHAGPTWNPISIGISFMGNYMNRVPPPRALRAAQNLLACGVALGALRSNYEVKGHRDVQPTLSPGDRLYEIIQTWSHYRA, from the exons ATGCAAGACCTTCCCGCCACTCCGCCCCAGGCAGATAAAAGCACAGGGCCAGCCGCGAGGTGCCAGCTGTCCCCGCGCGATCTGCCTGCCATGACCCGGCACTGCGCGCTGCTTGTCTGGGCTCTCCTCGCCCTCCTCAGCCTCGGAGCGGCTCGAGAAGACCCGCCGGCCTGCGGCTCCATCGTGCCCCGCCGAGAGTGGAGGGCCCTGGCGTCCGAGTGCAGGGAAAGGCTAACACGGCCGGTGCGCTACGTGGTGGTGTCGCACACTGCGGGCAGCCACTGCGACACCCCGGCTTCGTGCGCGCAGCAGGCCCAGAACGTGCAAAGCTACCATGTGCGGAACCTGGGCTGGTGCGACGTGGGCTACAA CTTCCTGATCGGAGAAGATGGGCTCGTGTACGAAGGCCGAGGCTGGAACATCAAGGGCGCCCACGCAGGTCCCACCTGGAACCCCATATCCATAGGCATCTCCTTCATGGGCAACTATATGA ATCGAgtgcccccgccccgcgccctcCGGGCAGCCCAGAATCTGCTGGCTTGTGGTGTGGCTCTGGGAGCCCTGAGATCCAACTACGAGGTCAAAGGACACCGGGATGTGCAGCCGACCCTCTCTCCAGGTGACCGGCTCTACGAAATCATCCAGACTTGGTCACACTACCGCGCATGA